One part of the Candidatus Borreliella tachyglossi genome encodes these proteins:
- a CDS encoding AAA family ATPase, with the protein MYNRRALNNLFFKSFLFFMGRQHLVFTEEHIFYSLIDDEKIRELLDLCTLDFYRFDKILEEFFKKLPLRDSNISDYVFKINELYQEIIDTIFHYKKPYRLQEKDLLWVLIRKRQNTILDALLKSGFNLAIFDKMIGVYDYLGSDLSLGLIENKKLVSNCNSYNGVDGGFGIFEEDYFKLEHKHDSLDDKNLVEEFLVNVIDNLDPNLKQNPLIGREKELCKLIQVMLRKHKSNPILFGEPGVGKTILIYGLAYMIKTGKTPKELIDYEVYSLDIGRLISGTRYRGDLEDRVNKLLDFLYLKKKVILFIDEIHMIVGAGATSSSSIDISNLLKPILTLGKVKFIGATTEYEYKKFFLRDKALIRRFHSIEVREPSFKDTYLILKGAKKQYEKHHNVEYTDEAIRAFISMSCKYIKDRFLPDKAFDLLDELGANFKLENNKKIITENDVRDFVKSLVGSNIFNIDENDDSLLVNLEHKIRETMIIDENVLSDLILNIRLLRIKFLFKKDTLGIFVFLSSSNIDKHKLLCILSEELKIPKFTLGISEYGDFDGVNRLIGPIYSYESYDEPTKFFKFLSKSSSSIIFLSDFDKSPKKVIDFFCEGFNTGKLYDNLGRSVSLTDSIIIIDINIEHRELSSIGFKSETVDSRSLIENRFSPQFLDLVDHVFFFRPVSESDFEKVILKEINSVAKILRNEKVDVFFEENILDYFKSKTYRSGFGIKSVGKIVVKEIGSLLVNEMILKKNNENTKIRIYVEDTIKYELL; encoded by the coding sequence ATGTATAACAGAAGAGCTTTAAATAACTTATTCTTTAAGTCATTTCTGTTTTTTATGGGACGACAGCATCTTGTTTTTACAGAAGAGCATATTTTTTATAGTTTAATCGATGATGAAAAGATTAGAGAATTACTTGATTTATGTACACTTGATTTTTATAGGTTTGATAAAATATTAGAGGAGTTTTTCAAAAAGCTACCCTTAAGGGATTCTAATATCTCAGATTATGTTTTTAAGATAAATGAATTGTATCAAGAAATAATTGATACAATTTTTCATTATAAAAAACCTTATAGATTACAAGAAAAAGATTTATTATGGGTATTAATTAGGAAAAGACAAAATACAATTTTAGATGCTTTGCTAAAATCGGGTTTTAATTTAGCTATCTTTGACAAGATGATTGGAGTTTATGATTACTTAGGTTCAGATTTAAGTTTGGGTTTAATTGAAAATAAGAAATTAGTTTCTAATTGTAATTCTTATAATGGAGTAGATGGAGGTTTTGGGATTTTTGAAGAAGATTATTTTAAATTAGAACATAAGCATGACTCATTAGATGATAAAAATCTTGTTGAAGAATTTTTAGTAAATGTTATCGACAACCTAGATCCAAATTTAAAACAGAATCCCTTAATTGGTCGAGAAAAGGAATTGTGTAAATTAATTCAAGTAATGCTTCGCAAGCATAAAAGTAACCCTATTTTATTTGGAGAACCTGGAGTTGGAAAAACGATATTAATTTATGGCCTTGCCTATATGATAAAAACAGGTAAAACACCTAAGGAGTTAATAGACTATGAGGTTTATTCTCTTGATATTGGCAGACTTATATCTGGTACTAGATATAGGGGAGATCTTGAGGATAGGGTAAATAAACTGCTAGACTTCTTATATTTAAAAAAGAAGGTGATTCTCTTTATAGACGAAATTCACATGATAGTTGGTGCTGGGGCTACATCTTCTAGTAGTATTGATATTTCAAATTTGTTAAAACCTATTCTAACTTTAGGAAAAGTGAAGTTTATTGGTGCTACTACTGAGTATGAATATAAAAAATTTTTCTTAAGAGATAAAGCGTTAATAAGAAGGTTTCATAGTATAGAGGTTAGGGAACCGAGTTTTAAGGATACTTATCTTATTTTAAAAGGAGCTAAGAAACAATATGAGAAACATCATAATGTAGAGTACACAGATGAGGCAATACGAGCTTTCATTTCTATGTCTTGTAAGTACATTAAGGATCGATTTCTTCCCGATAAGGCGTTTGACCTTTTAGATGAGCTTGGGGCTAATTTTAAGCTTGAGAATAACAAGAAAATTATAACTGAAAATGATGTAAGAGATTTTGTTAAATCTTTGGTTGGTTCTAATATTTTTAATATTGATGAAAATGATGATAGTTTACTAGTTAATCTAGAGCATAAAATAAGAGAGACTATGATAATTGATGAGAATGTTTTGTCTGATCTGATATTGAATATAAGGCTTTTAAGAATTAAGTTTCTTTTTAAAAAGGACACTCTTGGGATTTTTGTTTTTTTAAGTTCTTCTAATATTGATAAGCATAAACTTTTATGTATTTTGTCAGAAGAGCTTAAAATTCCTAAATTTACTTTAGGAATTAGTGAGTATGGCGATTTTGATGGCGTTAATAGATTAATAGGGCCTATTTATAGCTATGAATCTTATGATGAGCCTACCAAATTTTTTAAATTCTTGAGCAAATCTTCAAGTTCAATTATCTTTCTCTCAGATTTTGATAAATCACCCAAAAAGGTTATAGATTTTTTTTGTGAGGGATTTAACACGGGCAAACTCTATGATAATCTTGGCAGAAGTGTTAGTTTAACAGATAGCATAATAATAATAGATATTAATATAGAGCATAGAGAACTGAGTAGTATTGGATTTAAATCTGAGACAGTAGATAGCAGAAGTTTGATAGAGAATCGTTTTTCTCCTCAATTTTTGGATTTGGTAGATCATGTTTTTTTCTTTAGACCTGTGAGCGAGAGTGATTTTGAAAAGGTTATTCTCAAAGAAATTAATAGTGTTGCTAAGATCTTAAGAAATGAAAAGGTTGATGTTTTTTTTGAAGAAAATATTTTAGATTATTTTAAGAGTAAGACCTATAGAAGTGGATTTGGCATTAAGAGTGTGGGGAAGATTGTAGTCAAAGAGATTGGAAGTTTATTAGTTAATGAAATGATTTTAAAAAAAAATAACGAAAATACTAAGATTAGGATTTACGTAGAGGATACAATAAAATATGAGTTATTATAG
- the tyrS gene encoding tyrosine--tRNA ligase, whose protein sequence is MNLALDILKKRGFLKQCTNLEALSALMQRKKIVFYVGVDATSGSLHIGHLIPFMAMVHLQRQGHIPVALVGGGTTKIGDPSGKSEMRKILSKEDIEQNVKAIKRQLLRIVDFSHGYVLNNAEWIDNINYIEFLRDVGVHFSVNRMLSFETYKRRLDTGLSFIEFNYQLLQSYDFYILSKTKNCSLQIGGDDQWGNIVSGVNLVRRKLGEEVFGLTFPLIERSDGKKMGKSEQGAVYLDSKIYSVYDFYQYFRNVSDCDVKRFLYLFTFLEDYEIENISSFKGNLLNKAKEILAYEITKIVHGEDSALRAASAASAAFKGDGDRADIPFFELGLASLDPGILLIDLMTLSKVVSSKSEARRLINSGGVYIDKVRIGEQDYYLTKDNFTNDEIELRVGKKKVLRIIL, encoded by the coding sequence ATGAATCTTGCCTTAGATATTTTAAAGAAAAGGGGATTTTTAAAGCAGTGCACGAATTTAGAAGCTTTAAGTGCTTTAATGCAGAGAAAAAAAATAGTTTTCTACGTAGGTGTTGATGCTACTTCTGGGTCTCTTCATATTGGACATTTGATCCCTTTTATGGCAATGGTGCACCTACAAAGACAAGGACATATTCCAGTTGCTTTAGTTGGAGGTGGAACTACAAAAATAGGCGATCCTTCAGGTAAGAGTGAAATGAGAAAGATTTTATCAAAAGAAGATATAGAACAAAATGTTAAGGCAATAAAAAGGCAATTGTTAAGAATAGTAGATTTTAGCCATGGGTATGTTCTTAATAATGCAGAGTGGATTGATAATATTAATTACATTGAGTTTCTAAGGGATGTTGGAGTACATTTTTCTGTTAATCGTATGCTAAGTTTTGAGACCTATAAAAGAAGACTTGATACTGGTCTTTCATTTATTGAATTTAATTATCAGCTTTTACAATCGTATGATTTTTATATTCTGAGTAAGACCAAGAATTGTAGTCTTCAAATTGGGGGTGATGACCAATGGGGTAATATTGTATCTGGGGTTAATTTAGTTAGGAGGAAATTGGGAGAAGAGGTTTTTGGACTAACGTTTCCCCTTATTGAAAGAAGTGATGGGAAAAAGATGGGCAAATCAGAACAGGGAGCTGTTTATCTTGATTCAAAGATTTACAGTGTTTATGATTTTTACCAATATTTTAGAAATGTTTCAGATTGTGATGTTAAGAGATTTTTGTATCTATTTACTTTTTTAGAGGATTATGAGATTGAGAATATTTCAAGCTTTAAAGGAAATTTATTAAACAAAGCAAAAGAAATTTTAGCTTATGAGATAACAAAGATTGTCCATGGAGAGGATTCAGCCTTAAGGGCAGCCTCGGCAGCCTCGGCAGCTTTTAAGGGGGATGGTGATAGAGCTGACATTCCTTTTTTTGAATTGGGATTAGCTAGTCTAGATCCAGGAATTTTATTGATTGATTTAATGACTCTTTCAAAAGTTGTATCTAGTAAATCAGAAGCTAGGCGATTAATTAATTCAGGTGGAGTTTATATAGATAAAGTGAGAATAGGAGAGCAGGATTATTACCTTACTAAGGATAATTTTACTAATGATGAGATTGAACTTAGAGTTGGTAAGAAAAAAGTTTTAAGAATTATTTTGTAG
- a CDS encoding glycine--tRNA ligase — protein sequence MIRIEDVISLAKRKGFVFQSSEVYGGLSGVWDYGPLGVELKKNIQNEWWKNMVYLHENVVGLDSAIFMRPEVWVASGHVESFSDPLVDCKNCKNRFRADLVDLSRSCPSCNEMGTFTAPRNFNLMFKTNIGATEDSASEIYLRPETAQGIFVNFRNVLDSTRLKIPFGIAQIGKAFRNEIVTKNFIFRTCEFEQMEMQFFVHPKQMDDWYYYWKQNRMNFLVEVLGIKSDRLRFKDHKGDELAHYAKAAVDIEYEFPFGFQELEGIHNRGNYDLSQHAKFCGKPKLFEYHDLISGEKYVPYIIETSLGLTRSVLMTLCDSYVHEELEGGDKRIVLRLHPKLAPYKVAILPLVKKDGLSELARRVFMELSDDFHMFYDDSGTIGKRYRRQDEIGTPYCVTIDYDTIENRTVTLRDRDNMAQVRISLDELYSYIRTEILNYKRALNK from the coding sequence ATGATTAGAATAGAAGATGTTATTTCACTCGCTAAGAGAAAAGGTTTTGTATTTCAATCATCAGAAGTTTATGGAGGCCTTTCAGGGGTGTGGGATTATGGACCTTTGGGGGTTGAGCTTAAGAAAAATATACAAAACGAATGGTGGAAAAATATGGTGTACTTACATGAAAATGTGGTAGGCTTGGATAGTGCTATTTTTATGCGACCTGAAGTTTGGGTAGCTTCAGGGCATGTTGAGAGCTTTTCAGATCCATTGGTTGATTGTAAAAATTGCAAGAATAGATTTAGAGCAGATCTGGTTGATTTGTCTAGGAGTTGTCCTAGTTGTAATGAGATGGGCACTTTTACAGCTCCCCGAAATTTTAATTTAATGTTTAAAACTAATATTGGAGCTACAGAAGATAGTGCTAGTGAAATTTATTTAAGACCAGAAACCGCTCAAGGTATTTTTGTTAACTTTCGCAATGTATTAGATTCTACGAGGCTTAAGATTCCTTTTGGTATAGCTCAGATCGGTAAGGCATTTAGAAATGAGATAGTAACAAAAAATTTTATATTTAGAACTTGCGAGTTTGAACAAATGGAGATGCAATTTTTTGTACATCCCAAGCAGATGGATGATTGGTATTATTATTGGAAGCAAAATAGAATGAATTTTTTGGTGGAAGTTCTTGGAATAAAATCTGATAGGTTACGGTTTAAAGATCATAAAGGAGATGAGCTTGCTCATTATGCCAAGGCTGCAGTTGATATTGAGTATGAATTTCCGTTCGGGTTTCAAGAGCTTGAGGGAATTCATAATAGAGGTAATTATGATTTATCTCAGCATGCAAAGTTTTGTGGTAAGCCCAAGTTATTTGAATATCATGATTTAATAAGTGGTGAGAAGTATGTTCCCTATATTATTGAGACGTCTCTTGGGCTTACAAGGAGTGTCTTAATGACTCTTTGTGATTCTTATGTTCATGAAGAGCTTGAGGGAGGGGATAAGCGAATAGTTCTTCGTTTGCATCCCAAACTCGCTCCTTATAAGGTTGCGATACTCCCTCTCGTAAAGAAAGACGGACTCTCTGAGCTTGCGAGAAGAGTCTTTATGGAGCTTAGTGATGATTTTCATATGTTTTATGATGACAGTGGCACGATAGGCAAGAGATATAGACGTCAGGACGAGATTGGGACACCTTATTGTGTAACAATAGATTATGACACCATTGAGAATAGGACAGTTACTTTAAGAGATAGAGACAATATGGCTCAGGTAAGGATTTCTCTTGATGAATTATATTCATATATTAGAACGGAAATTTTAAATTATAAAAGAGCTTTAAATAAATGA
- the gltX gene encoding glutamate--tRNA ligase gives MNIRVRYAPSPTGLQHIGGIRTALFNYFFAKSCGGKFLLRVEDTDQNRYFKEAEDDLYRSLEWLGIDFDEGPTCGGPYAPYIQSKRTAIYNEYAKKLVESGDAYYCYCTPERLDRIRKIQTVNKMATGYDRHCRNLSENEVKDAVSLGIIPVIRFKIPLDGETSFSDILLGRVTWPNKDINPDPVIVKSDGLPTYHLANVVDDHLMRVSHVLRAQEWVASGPLHVLLYNAFGWIPPIYCHLPMVMGSDGQKLSKRHGSTALRQFIDDGYLPEAIINYITLLGWSYDDKKEFFTKNELRRLFCIENINKSPAIFDYRKLDFFNSHYIREKEDYELAGLLVPFLQRAGYIKENINSDDEKQLMLLIPLIKTRIRKLSEAVTMLKFFYEDIQTWNLDEFLGKKKTVTDIYLILEKIKPVLEGFETKVLSENEESFHDFANENNLKIGEVLLPIRIAVLGSKVSPPLFESLKLLGKLKVFNRINLAQEFLKRHE, from the coding sequence TTGAATATAAGAGTTAGATATGCACCCTCTCCTACGGGTTTGCAGCACATTGGAGGAATTAGAACAGCTTTATTTAATTATTTCTTTGCCAAATCCTGTGGCGGAAAATTCTTGCTTAGAGTAGAGGACACAGATCAGAATAGATATTTTAAAGAAGCAGAAGATGATCTTTATCGGAGCTTGGAATGGCTTGGCATTGATTTTGATGAGGGACCTACTTGTGGTGGACCTTATGCACCTTATATTCAGTCAAAGAGAACCGCGATATACAATGAATATGCTAAAAAATTAGTTGAATCGGGGGATGCTTATTATTGTTATTGTACACCTGAGAGACTAGATCGGATTAGAAAGATTCAAACTGTTAACAAGATGGCAACAGGATATGATCGGCATTGTAGAAATTTAAGTGAGAATGAAGTTAAGGATGCTGTAAGCTTAGGAATCATTCCTGTTATTAGATTTAAAATACCTCTTGACGGGGAGACTAGTTTTAGTGATATATTGCTTGGCAGAGTAACATGGCCAAATAAGGATATTAATCCGGATCCTGTTATTGTGAAATCCGATGGACTCCCAACTTATCATCTTGCAAATGTTGTTGATGATCATTTAATGAGAGTTTCGCATGTTTTGCGGGCTCAGGAGTGGGTTGCTTCAGGTCCTCTTCATGTGCTTCTTTATAACGCTTTTGGATGGATACCTCCTATTTATTGCCATCTTCCAATGGTAATGGGTAGCGATGGGCAAAAATTGAGTAAGAGGCATGGTTCTACAGCTTTAAGACAATTTATTGATGATGGATATCTTCCCGAAGCTATTATTAATTATATTACTTTACTTGGATGGTCTTATGATGACAAGAAGGAGTTTTTTACAAAAAATGAACTTCGAAGATTGTTCTGTATTGAGAACATAAATAAATCTCCTGCTATTTTTGATTATCGTAAATTGGATTTTTTTAATAGTCATTATATTAGAGAAAAGGAAGATTATGAATTAGCTGGGCTTTTGGTTCCATTTTTGCAAAGGGCAGGTTACATTAAAGAGAATATTAATTCTGATGATGAGAAACAATTAATGCTTTTAATTCCTCTCATAAAGACGAGAATTAGAAAGCTTAGTGAAGCTGTAACTATGCTTAAGTTTTTTTATGAAGATATTCAAACGTGGAATTTAGATGAATTTTTAGGTAAAAAGAAAACAGTAACTGATATTTATTTAATTTTAGAAAAGATTAAACCAGTATTAGAAGGGTTTGAAACAAAAGTATTATCTGAGAACGAAGAAAGTTTTCATGATTTTGCTAATGAGAATAATCTAAAAATAGGTGAAGTTTTGCTTCCAATTAGGATTGCCGTTCTTGGTAGTAAGGTATCGCCACCTCTTTTTGAGTCTTTGAAATTGCTCGGGAAACTTAAGGTTTTTAATAGAATAAATTTAGCACAGGAATTTTTGAAAAGACATGAATAA
- a CDS encoding HD-GYP domain-containing protein: MQSLDNLAKDIKRFSYTIDKGFLVWPENSLVRPKNIELIEKWDLKDELNTEMNFFNDSLVDRGYKLANLDYNDEAISSYHILVSNLEEIYESCKRNKKIYYQDVLPTAKKVIDFYKKNQKTFIKYMKIPKLLSDYHIVHSINTAILTVALGNEMNLNNYKTVELCTVALLHKIGFLFIPLKISGKSDKLSDEEFELIKKYPILSYKIISATNFSKTICSTLLAHKENLDGSGYPKKIKSEHISIEANIIGAASAYSAIILDRAYKKSLNSGASLIELIQDADKKFDKRVLKLIIKVLSQCPLDFIVELNDKSIAKIIKINEENLNFPYIRYIIKDDKVIPSSNNQHCIKSIPQTETGIKKILGQHEIDSLVKKYSLKEI, from the coding sequence ATGCAAAGCCTGGACAACTTGGCAAAAGATATAAAACGCTTTTCATATACAATAGATAAAGGATTTCTGGTATGGCCTGAAAATTCTCTTGTAAGACCTAAAAATATCGAACTCATCGAAAAATGGGATTTAAAAGATGAACTTAATACAGAAATGAACTTCTTTAATGATTCCCTAGTAGATAGAGGATACAAGCTAGCTAACTTAGATTATAATGATGAGGCTATTTCTAGCTATCACATACTAGTGAGCAATTTAGAAGAGATATATGAAAGTTGCAAGAGAAATAAAAAAATTTATTACCAAGATGTTCTTCCAACTGCAAAAAAAGTAATCGACTTTTATAAAAAAAATCAAAAAACATTTATAAAATATATGAAAATTCCTAAATTATTATCCGATTACCATATTGTTCACTCAATAAACACCGCAATATTAACAGTCGCACTTGGCAATGAGATGAATCTAAACAATTATAAAACAGTTGAACTCTGTACTGTAGCTCTTCTTCACAAAATAGGGTTTTTATTTATACCTTTAAAGATAAGCGGGAAAAGTGACAAATTAAGTGATGAAGAGTTTGAACTAATTAAAAAGTATCCCATACTTAGCTATAAAATCATCTCGGCAACCAATTTTTCAAAAACCATTTGCTCAACTCTCTTGGCTCACAAAGAAAATTTAGATGGCTCGGGATATCCTAAAAAAATTAAAAGTGAGCATATTAGCATTGAGGCAAATATAATTGGTGCCGCTAGTGCGTACAGCGCTATTATTCTAGATAGAGCCTATAAAAAATCCCTAAATTCTGGAGCATCTCTTATTGAGCTCATACAAGATGCTGATAAAAAATTTGACAAAAGGGTTCTAAAGTTAATAATCAAGGTGCTCTCTCAATGTCCTCTAGACTTTATTGTTGAACTTAATGATAAATCAATTGCTAAAATAATAAAAATTAATGAAGAGAATCTTAATTTTCCATATATAAGATACATCATAAAAGATGACAAAGTTATACCTTCAAGCAACAATCAACATTGTATCAAGTCCATACCTCAAACAGAAACGGGAATTAAAAAAATACTCGGACAACACGAAATAGACTCTCTTGTAAAAAAATACTCTTTAAAAGAAATATAA
- a CDS encoding 5'-methylthioadenosine/adenosylhomocysteine nucleosidase produces MILIVSAMNEESSEINKIIENREEIILNDYLGEKKIYKGKITGHEVLSLTTGIGKVNAATWCSYIISKYKISHIINSGTAGGISTSANLKIADIIVSSEIAFHDFNLTKFGHKIGQAPGFPQKFKADKELLKKVVRVIEDKITNINVHIGLILTGDQFIGDQNHLEEIKNNFADALAVEMEGAAIAQVAHIFGIPFIITRSVSDLPNTKDNHIDFNKFLAIASMNSAQMVKELIGLI; encoded by the coding sequence ATGATTTTAATAGTATCTGCAATGAATGAAGAATCATCGGAAATAAATAAAATCATTGAAAACAGAGAAGAAATTATATTAAATGACTATTTAGGTGAGAAGAAAATTTATAAGGGAAAAATTACAGGTCATGAAGTACTCTCTTTAACTACTGGTATTGGGAAAGTAAACGCTGCCACTTGGTGTAGCTATATTATATCAAAATATAAGATCTCTCACATAATCAACTCAGGCACTGCTGGTGGGATAAGTACATCTGCTAATCTTAAAATAGCAGACATCATAGTATCATCAGAGATAGCATTTCATGATTTTAACTTAACTAAATTTGGACATAAAATAGGACAAGCACCAGGATTTCCACAAAAATTTAAAGCAGATAAAGAATTGTTAAAAAAAGTAGTTAGAGTTATAGAAGATAAAATTACGAATATTAATGTTCATATTGGTTTAATACTTACAGGAGATCAATTTATTGGGGATCAAAACCACCTAGAAGAAATTAAGAACAATTTTGCAGATGCTTTAGCTGTAGAGATGGAAGGTGCTGCAATTGCCCAAGTTGCACATATATTTGGAATACCTTTTATTATTACACGGTCTGTATCTGACTTACCAAATACCAAAGATAATCACATCGACTTTAATAAATTCTTGGCAATCGCATCCATGAATTCGGCTCAGATGGTAAAGGAGCTTATTGGACTAATATAA
- the metK gene encoding methionine adenosyltransferase, with amino-acid sequence MINKKNQTSTSEAVSEGHPDKIADQISDAILDEILKRDKLAKVACETLISQNLVVIAGEINSAAKKGIDIREIVKQIIKNIGYTDIEYGLDYKSVTIIDIIGPQSIDITNAVEKKDKGDIGAGDQGIIFGYACNETENFLPIAYELSNLILKKASMLRKSGEIKWLRPDAKSQVTIEYNSNNHPSRISNIVVSHQHDPDIPQNIIRKTIIEEIIKPTLKNKSIFDENIKYYINPSGNFVIGGPTGDTGLTGRKIIADSYGGFARHGGGAFSGKDATKVDRSAAYMARYISKNMVAAGISNEFEIQLAYAIGIAKPVSIKITMGINDAEYENKILNFIINNFDLTLNGIIEKLKLREPIYLKTCTYGHFGKNEFEWEKLDFVDKIKEELMR; translated from the coding sequence ATGATAAATAAAAAGAATCAAACATCAACTTCCGAAGCTGTATCTGAAGGTCATCCTGATAAGATTGCAGATCAAATTTCTGATGCCATACTTGATGAAATACTAAAAAGAGATAAACTGGCAAAAGTTGCGTGTGAAACTTTAATCTCGCAAAATTTAGTAGTCATAGCAGGAGAAATAAATAGTGCAGCAAAAAAAGGCATAGATATCAGAGAGATTGTCAAACAAATAATAAAAAATATTGGATATACAGACATAGAATATGGCCTTGATTACAAATCTGTTACAATAATTGATATTATTGGACCTCAGTCAATAGATATTACAAATGCTGTTGAAAAAAAAGATAAAGGAGATATTGGCGCTGGAGACCAAGGAATAATTTTTGGTTATGCATGCAATGAAACTGAAAATTTCCTACCCATAGCATACGAATTATCTAACTTAATCTTAAAAAAGGCTAGCATGCTTAGAAAATCAGGAGAGATTAAATGGCTACGCCCTGATGCAAAATCTCAAGTTACTATTGAATATAACTCTAATAATCATCCTAGTAGAATCAGCAATATTGTTGTATCTCATCAACATGACCCTGACATCCCTCAAAATATTATAAGAAAAACAATCATTGAAGAGATTATAAAACCTACTCTTAAAAATAAATCAATATTTGATGAGAATATCAAATACTATATCAATCCTTCAGGTAATTTTGTCATTGGTGGGCCTACTGGAGATACAGGTCTTACAGGAAGAAAGATTATTGCCGACAGTTATGGTGGATTTGCAAGACATGGCGGGGGTGCCTTTAGTGGAAAAGATGCCACTAAAGTTGACAGGTCAGCGGCCTATATGGCAAGATATATTTCTAAGAATATGGTAGCAGCTGGAATTTCTAATGAATTTGAGATACAGCTTGCTTATGCTATTGGAATTGCTAAACCAGTATCTATTAAAATAACTATGGGAATAAATGATGCTGAGTATGAAAATAAAATATTAAATTTTATCATAAATAATTTTGACTTAACTCTCAATGGTATAATTGAAAAATTAAAATTAAGAGAACCTATTTACTTGAAAACGTGTACATATGGTCACTTTGGAAAAAACGAATTCGAATGGGAAAAACTAGATTTTGTAGATAAAATAAAAGAAGAGCTTATGAGATGA
- a CDS encoding S-ribosylhomocysteine lyase, with the protein MNQITSFTIDHTKLKPGIYISRKDIFNNSTFTTVDIRMKAPNIEPVINTAEIHTIEHIGATLLRNNKVWKEKTLYFGPMGCRTGFYLILAGDYESRDLIDLISWLFSEIANFNGDVAGATEKECGNYQDHSLSMAKYESNRYLKILSNIKEENLVYP; encoded by the coding sequence ATGAATCAAATAACAAGTTTTACAATCGATCACACAAAGCTAAAACCTGGCATATATATCTCAAGAAAGGATATATTTAATAACTCAACATTCACTACAGTGGATATTAGGATGAAAGCTCCTAATATCGAGCCTGTAATAAACACTGCGGAAATACACACAATCGAACATATAGGTGCAACACTACTTAGAAATAATAAGGTTTGGAAAGAAAAAACATTATATTTTGGTCCAATGGGTTGCAGAACTGGATTTTATCTAATCCTTGCAGGCGATTATGAGAGCAGGGATCTTATTGATTTAATATCTTGGCTTTTCTCTGAGATTGCAAACTTCAACGGAGATGTTGCAGGTGCAACTGAAAAGGAATGTGGAAATTATCAAGATCACAGCCTAAGTATGGCAAAATACGAGTCTAATCGATACTTAAAAATACTATCAAATATAAAAGAAGAAAATCTAGTATATCCTTAG
- a CDS encoding HIT family protein, translating to MSDCIFCKIVQNEVSCYKVYEDDLVLAFLDINPLNIGHTLVIPKQHSTDALDMSDELNARMLEICKKIALSLKKLGSCICSGVNIYTAVGSDAGQVIFHTHFHVLPRFQGDNFGFKRGANISLLGDELLDLSKKISQNI from the coding sequence TTGAGTGATTGTATTTTTTGCAAGATAGTACAAAATGAGGTGTCTTGTTATAAGGTATATGAAGATGATTTAGTACTTGCTTTCCTTGACATTAACCCTTTAAACATTGGCCATACTCTTGTTATACCAAAACAACATAGTACTGATGCTTTGGATATGAGTGATGAGCTTAATGCTCGAATGTTAGAAATCTGTAAGAAGATAGCGCTCTCTTTAAAAAAATTGGGATCCTGTATTTGTAGCGGAGTGAATATTTATACTGCAGTTGGTTCTGATGCGGGACAAGTTATTTTTCATACACATTTTCATGTATTACCAAGGTTTCAGGGGGATAATTTTGGTTTTAAAAGAGGGGCTAATATTAGTCTTTTAGGAGATGAACTTTTGGACTTGTCTAAAAAGATAAGTCAAAATATTTGA